Proteins co-encoded in one Haloarcula sp. DT43 genomic window:
- a CDS encoding DNA polymerase II large subunit has protein sequence MREADEQYFETLETQLEAAFDVAERAKERGGDPKPEVEIPTARDMADRVENILGIDGVAERVRELEGQMSREEAALELVEDFVEGTVGDYDSREGKVEGAVRTAVALLTEGVVAAPIEGIDRVELLENDDGTEFINVYYAGPIRSAGGTAQALSVLVADYARALLGIDQYKAREEEIGRYAEEIDLYDKDTGLQYSPKEKETKFIAEHMPIMLDGEATGDEEVSGYRDLERVDSNSPRGGMCLVLAEGIALKAPKIQRYTRNLDEVDWPWLQDLIDGTIGKDEADKEEDTEDASGDDASEGGDADGEDTSEQAGPPRVEPAEKYLRDLIAGRPVFSHPSKAGGFRLRYGRARNHGFATAGVHPATMHLVDDFLATGTQIKTERPGKAAGVVPVDTIEGPTVRLANGDVRRIDDAEEALEVRNGVEKILDLGEYLVNYGEFVENNHPLAPASYTVEWWEQDLDAGGADVQAMRDSPHTDLADPSADEAIEWATEYDAPLHPKYTYLWHDVSVDQVCALADAVGDGHVAQADGAYADPEAENAAAAHTDDGALVLPRTDAVRETLEHLLVEHTQGDETITVTDWVPLVRTLGFDRSLERDWTRADLSADARTYGESESVDAIGVADDAEPEDGQNAIEAVNEIAPFEVRERAPTRIGNRMGRPEKSERRDLSPAVHTLSPIGEAGGAQRDVAKATKHADGMSDTPGRVEVEIARRRCPDCGTETHQAGCPECGGTTEPVYVCPDCEAEVERDESGRAECARCETLASPTQYKTLDLQEAYRDALQTVGERETAFEQLKAVKGLTSEEKVPEPMEKGVLRAKHDVSAFKDGTVRYDMTDLPVTAVRASELDVSAERLRGLGYEEDIHGDPLTHDDQLVELKVQDIVLSDGAAEHMLQTARFVDDLLEQYYGLERFYEFDDREDLVGELVFGMAPHTSAATVGRVVGFTSAAVGYAHPYFHAAKRRNCFHPETKLWYENESDKWRYDDIAAFVEERLDDQTEDDFGTLVTELDGEVRVPSLDEDGNVVRKPVEAVSKHPSPDHLITVETRSGREVTVTPDHEMHVFDGDGLTSKRASELTTSDSLVKPKAVDIEGTGARFDLLEEFIDCDDVPNESLMVKGLDKEELYDFFTEALEADWEGTFYPLKSTAEFLGLSKKALSNYVYRESLPVSLLVDLVGTGEAVVERLPEDIGLGMKRDSVEIDRFVGLDEELATLLGYYAAEGFAREQSTAKGTIHQTTISGDETEARDFFVEAFEDALGVNAYRENDVKVTVSGRLPRVFFETVLGCGTGSKDKRVPPCIFDAPDSLVAAYLSGYFSGDGTVAKNALEVSATTVSRELKEDLFALLTRLGITARVTTTDPVPLVEKFPDFYDIDDESMSAPSYVLHITSTDAVRFAETVDLHLSRKRNRLAKHVTETAPSGRRVFDGGSGEYFVDEITDVTTAQSDADHTYCLTVADTHSLIANDTSQKQCDGDEDCVMLLMDGLLNFSKSYLPNQRGGQMDAPLVMSSRIDPSEIDDEAHNMDIMESYPREFYEATREMKDPTAVEDVMKIAEETLGTDREYTEFRHTHDTANIAAGPDLSAYKTLGSMEDKMDAQLEISRKLRAVVESDVAERIIEYHFLPDLIGNLRAFSRQEVRCLDCGESFRRAPLTGDCRECGGRVNLTVHEGSVNKYIDTAIRVADEFGARDYTKQRLKILERKIESVFENDHNKQSGIADFM, from the coding sequence ATGCGGGAGGCCGACGAACAGTACTTCGAAACGCTAGAAACCCAGCTCGAAGCCGCCTTCGACGTGGCCGAACGGGCCAAGGAGCGGGGCGGCGACCCGAAGCCCGAGGTCGAGATTCCGACCGCCCGGGACATGGCCGACCGCGTCGAGAACATCCTCGGCATCGACGGTGTCGCCGAGCGGGTCCGCGAACTCGAGGGCCAGATGTCCCGCGAGGAGGCCGCCCTGGAGCTGGTCGAGGACTTCGTCGAGGGGACCGTCGGCGACTACGACAGCCGCGAGGGGAAAGTCGAGGGCGCGGTCCGGACCGCCGTCGCCCTGCTGACCGAGGGGGTCGTCGCCGCCCCCATCGAGGGTATCGACCGCGTCGAACTGCTGGAAAACGACGACGGCACGGAGTTCATCAACGTCTACTACGCCGGCCCGATTCGCTCCGCCGGCGGGACGGCCCAGGCCCTCTCGGTGCTGGTCGCGGACTACGCCCGCGCACTGTTGGGCATCGACCAGTACAAGGCCCGCGAGGAGGAAATCGGCCGGTACGCCGAGGAAATCGACCTCTACGACAAGGACACCGGCCTGCAGTACTCCCCGAAGGAGAAGGAGACGAAGTTCATCGCCGAGCACATGCCTATCATGCTCGACGGCGAGGCGACCGGCGACGAGGAGGTGTCCGGGTACCGCGACCTCGAACGCGTCGACTCGAACTCGCCCCGGGGCGGGATGTGTCTGGTGCTGGCCGAGGGCATCGCGCTGAAAGCGCCGAAGATTCAGCGCTACACGCGGAACCTCGACGAGGTCGACTGGCCGTGGCTCCAGGACCTCATCGACGGGACCATCGGCAAGGACGAAGCCGACAAGGAGGAGGACACAGAGGACGCGAGCGGCGACGACGCGAGCGAAGGCGGGGACGCCGACGGCGAGGACACCAGCGAGCAGGCCGGACCGCCACGCGTCGAGCCCGCGGAGAAGTACCTCCGGGACCTCATCGCCGGCCGGCCGGTGTTCTCCCACCCGTCGAAGGCGGGCGGGTTCCGACTGCGCTACGGCCGCGCGAGAAACCACGGCTTCGCGACGGCGGGCGTCCACCCGGCGACGATGCACCTCGTCGACGACTTCCTGGCGACCGGCACGCAGATCAAGACCGAGCGGCCGGGGAAAGCCGCCGGGGTCGTCCCGGTCGACACCATCGAGGGACCGACCGTGCGCCTCGCCAACGGCGACGTGCGCCGCATCGACGACGCCGAGGAGGCCCTGGAGGTGCGCAACGGCGTCGAAAAGATACTCGACCTCGGGGAGTACCTGGTCAACTACGGGGAGTTCGTCGAGAACAACCATCCGCTCGCGCCGGCCTCCTACACCGTCGAGTGGTGGGAGCAGGACCTCGACGCCGGCGGCGCGGACGTACAGGCGATGCGGGACTCGCCCCATACCGACCTGGCCGACCCGAGCGCCGACGAGGCCATCGAGTGGGCCACCGAGTACGACGCCCCGTTGCACCCGAAGTACACCTACCTCTGGCACGACGTGAGCGTCGACCAGGTGTGTGCGCTCGCCGACGCCGTCGGGGACGGCCACGTCGCCCAGGCCGACGGCGCGTACGCCGACCCCGAGGCGGAGAACGCGGCCGCCGCCCACACCGACGACGGCGCGCTCGTCCTGCCCCGGACCGACGCCGTCCGGGAGACACTGGAGCACCTGCTCGTCGAACACACCCAGGGTGACGAGACCATCACCGTCACGGACTGGGTGCCGCTGGTTCGGACGCTCGGGTTCGACCGCTCGCTGGAGCGGGACTGGACTCGCGCTGACCTCTCGGCGGACGCGCGGACATACGGCGAGAGCGAGTCGGTCGACGCCATCGGTGTCGCGGACGACGCCGAACCCGAAGACGGGCAAAACGCTATCGAGGCCGTCAACGAAATCGCGCCCTTCGAGGTCCGCGAGCGCGCGCCGACACGCATCGGCAACCGGATGGGCCGCCCGGAGAAATCCGAGCGCCGTGACCTCTCGCCGGCCGTCCACACGCTCAGCCCCATCGGCGAGGCCGGGGGCGCACAGCGGGACGTGGCGAAGGCGACGAAACACGCCGACGGGATGAGCGACACGCCCGGCCGCGTCGAGGTGGAAATCGCCCGTCGGCGTTGTCCCGACTGCGGGACCGAGACCCACCAGGCGGGCTGTCCCGAGTGTGGCGGCACCACCGAGCCGGTGTACGTCTGTCCCGACTGCGAGGCCGAGGTCGAGCGCGACGAGTCCGGCCGCGCGGAGTGTGCCCGCTGTGAGACGCTCGCCTCGCCGACCCAGTACAAGACGCTTGACCTGCAGGAAGCGTATCGGGACGCCCTGCAGACCGTCGGCGAACGCGAGACGGCCTTCGAACAGCTGAAAGCCGTCAAGGGGCTCACCTCCGAGGAGAAGGTCCCGGAGCCGATGGAGAAGGGCGTCCTCCGGGCGAAACACGACGTGTCGGCGTTCAAGGACGGCACGGTGCGCTACGACATGACTGACCTGCCGGTGACGGCGGTCCGGGCCTCGGAACTGGACGTCTCCGCCGAGCGGCTCCGCGGGCTGGGCTACGAGGAGGACATCCACGGCGACCCGCTGACCCACGACGACCAACTGGTCGAACTGAAGGTCCAGGACATCGTCCTCTCGGATGGCGCGGCCGAACACATGCTCCAGACCGCCCGCTTCGTCGACGACCTCCTCGAACAGTACTACGGGCTGGAGCGGTTCTACGAGTTCGACGACCGCGAGGACCTCGTCGGCGAACTCGTGTTCGGGATGGCCCCCCACACCAGCGCTGCGACCGTCGGTCGCGTCGTCGGCTTCACATCAGCGGCCGTAGGGTATGCACATCCGTATTTTCACGCGGCTAAGCGTCGGAACTGCTTCCATCCGGAGACGAAACTCTGGTACGAGAACGAGAGCGACAAGTGGCGCTACGACGATATCGCGGCGTTCGTCGAGGAACGCCTGGACGACCAAACGGAAGACGACTTCGGCACGCTCGTTACGGAGCTCGACGGGGAGGTTCGGGTGCCCTCGCTGGACGAAGACGGGAACGTCGTTCGGAAACCGGTCGAAGCTGTGTCAAAACACCCGTCACCCGACCATCTCATCACCGTCGAAACGCGGAGCGGTCGTGAGGTCACAGTAACGCCCGACCACGAGATGCACGTCTTCGACGGCGACGGACTCACGAGTAAACGGGCGAGCGAACTTACCACGTCAGATTCGCTAGTGAAACCCAAAGCGGTCGACATCGAAGGCACCGGTGCTCGGTTCGATCTCCTCGAAGAGTTCATCGACTGCGACGACGTCCCCAACGAGTCACTCATGGTGAAAGGCCTGGACAAAGAGGAGCTCTACGACTTCTTTACGGAGGCGCTCGAAGCAGATTGGGAGGGGACGTTCTATCCATTGAAGAGCACAGCAGAGTTTCTTGGGCTCAGCAAGAAGGCACTGAGCAACTACGTCTACCGGGAGAGTCTGCCCGTCTCTCTGCTGGTCGACTTGGTCGGCACGGGAGAGGCCGTCGTCGAGCGACTCCCGGAAGACATTGGGCTCGGCATGAAGCGCGACTCCGTCGAAATCGACCGGTTCGTCGGGCTCGACGAGGAACTCGCGACGTTACTTGGCTACTACGCGGCAGAGGGATTCGCTCGTGAGCAGTCGACGGCGAAAGGGACGATTCATCAGACGACGATCTCGGGAGACGAAACAGAGGCACGTGACTTCTTTGTCGAAGCGTTCGAGGATGCGCTCGGCGTCAACGCCTACCGAGAGAACGATGTGAAAGTCACCGTTTCGGGGCGACTGCCGCGCGTGTTCTTCGAGACGGTGCTCGGTTGTGGAACGGGTTCGAAGGACAAGCGAGTGCCGCCGTGCATATTCGACGCGCCCGATAGTCTCGTCGCCGCGTATCTCAGCGGCTATTTCAGCGGTGACGGGACGGTTGCCAAGAACGCCCTAGAGGTATCGGCGACGACGGTCAGTCGGGAACTGAAAGAGGACCTGTTCGCCTTGCTCACTCGCCTTGGGATCACGGCACGTGTCACTACCACCGATCCCGTTCCGCTCGTCGAGAAATTCCCGGACTTCTACGATATCGACGACGAATCGATGTCGGCACCATCGTACGTTCTCCACATCACGTCGACCGATGCCGTTCGTTTCGCGGAGACGGTCGACTTACATCTCTCGCGAAAACGGAATCGACTGGCCAAACACGTTACGGAGACGGCACCGTCCGGGCGGCGGGTCTTCGACGGCGGGAGCGGTGAGTATTTCGTCGACGAGATTACCGACGTCACGACGGCCCAGTCAGACGCCGACCACACGTACTGTCTCACCGTTGCTGACACGCACTCGTTGATTGCGAACGACACCTCGCAAAAGCAGTGTGACGGCGACGAAGACTGCGTCATGCTCCTGATGGACGGCCTGCTGAACTTCTCGAAGTCCTATCTGCCGAACCAGCGCGGTGGGCAGATGGACGCGCCGCTGGTGATGTCCTCGCGCATCGACCCGAGCGAAATCGACGACGAGGCCCACAACATGGACATCATGGAGTCGTACCCCCGGGAGTTCTACGAGGCCACCCGCGAGATGAAAGACCCGACGGCGGTCGAGGACGTGATGAAAATCGCCGAGGAGACGCTGGGGACCGACCGGGAGTACACCGAGTTCCGCCACACTCACGACACGGCCAACATCGCGGCGGGGCCGGACCTCTCGGCGTACAAGACGCTCGGGTCGATGGAGGACAAGATGGACGCCCAACTGGAGATTTCCCGGAAGCTCCGGGCCGTCGTCGAGAGCGACGTGGCCGAGCGCATCATCGAGTACCACTTCCTGCCGGACCTCATCGGGAACCTCCGGGCGTTCTCCAGGCAGGAGGTCCGGTGTCTGGACTGCGGGGAGTCGTTCCGGCGCGCCCCGCTGACCGGCGACTGCCGGGAGTGTGGCGGCCGAGTGAACCTCACGGTCCACGAGGGGTCGGTCAACAAGTACATCGACACGGCCATCCGCGTCGCCGACGAGTTCGGCGCGCGGGACTACACGAAACAGCGACTCAAAATCCTGGAGCGGAAAATCGAGTCGGTGTTCGAGAACGACCACAACAAACAGTCAGGTATTGCGGACTTCATGTGA
- a CDS encoding PPC domain-containing DNA-binding protein: MDYREVDSTSEFVCRLDHGGDWRAQIESFADEQGIDAGFFYGLGAVQDAELMFYDQDRTEYDSLTFDEPLEVAACMGNISHLDGERFAHTHAVLSRPDGEAVAGHLNAGTVWAGELYVRGFDTELRREHDEPTDLDLWNI, translated from the coding sequence ATGGATTACCGCGAAGTCGACAGTACGTCCGAGTTCGTCTGCCGGCTGGACCACGGCGGGGACTGGCGCGCCCAGATAGAGTCCTTCGCGGACGAACAGGGCATCGACGCCGGCTTCTTCTACGGTCTCGGGGCGGTCCAGGACGCCGAGCTGATGTTCTACGACCAGGACCGCACCGAGTACGACTCGCTGACCTTCGACGAGCCCCTGGAGGTCGCCGCCTGCATGGGCAACATCTCGCACCTGGACGGGGAGCGGTTCGCCCACACCCACGCCGTCCTCTCCCGGCCCGACGGCGAGGCGGTCGCCGGCCACCTGAACGCCGGTACCGTCTGGGCCGGCGAACTGTACGTCCGCGGGTTCGACACGGAGCTACGGCGGGAACACGACGAACCGACCGACCTGGACCTCTGGAACATCTAA
- a CDS encoding argininosuccinate synthase produces MPEGNGTVALAFSGGLDTTVCVSLLKEEYGYDEVVGVTVDVGQPDYEFEEAEETAEALGVEQFVVDAKAEFADLCIEAVKANADYQGYPLGTALARPVIAKAILEVAEEEGCSAVAHGCTGKGNDQLRFEAIWRDSDLDVIAPVRELGLTREWENEYAAEKGLPVEGGDGGRYSIDTNLWSRSIEGSELEDPSTIPDDDIYKWTENPSDKDAELVDIEFEEGEAVAVDGEALDTVSLIEQLNEQAGAHGIGRTDMMEDRMLGLKVRENYEHPAATVLLTAHEALEGLVLTQEERQFKAQVDQEWSQKAYQGLVDAPLTGALEAFIDDTNERVTGSVTVKLEGGHCRPVSRESDYAVYSESAASFDEEDVSGGITQQDATGVAKYHGFQSRLANKILEDVKKGAAVTDGSGEGTEE; encoded by the coding sequence ATGCCAGAAGGAAACGGAACCGTCGCGCTCGCGTTCTCGGGCGGGCTCGACACGACAGTCTGCGTATCGCTGCTGAAAGAGGAGTACGGCTACGACGAGGTCGTCGGCGTCACCGTCGACGTCGGCCAGCCCGATTACGAGTTCGAGGAGGCCGAGGAGACGGCCGAGGCGCTGGGCGTTGAGCAGTTCGTCGTCGACGCCAAGGCGGAGTTCGCCGACCTCTGTATCGAGGCCGTGAAGGCCAACGCCGACTACCAGGGCTACCCGCTCGGGACCGCCCTCGCGCGCCCGGTCATCGCCAAGGCTATCCTCGAAGTCGCAGAAGAGGAGGGCTGTTCGGCCGTCGCCCACGGCTGTACCGGCAAGGGCAACGACCAACTGCGCTTCGAGGCCATCTGGCGCGACTCCGACCTCGACGTCATCGCGCCGGTCCGCGAACTCGGGCTGACCCGCGAGTGGGAAAACGAGTACGCGGCGGAGAAGGGCCTGCCCGTCGAGGGCGGCGACGGCGGCCGCTACTCCATCGACACGAACCTCTGGAGCCGCTCCATCGAGGGCTCCGAACTCGAGGACCCGAGCACCATCCCCGACGACGACATCTACAAGTGGACCGAGAACCCCTCGGACAAGGACGCTGAACTCGTCGACATCGAGTTCGAGGAGGGCGAGGCCGTCGCCGTCGACGGCGAGGCCCTCGACACCGTCTCGCTCATCGAACAGCTCAACGAGCAGGCCGGGGCCCACGGCATCGGCCGCACGGACATGATGGAAGACCGCATGCTCGGGCTGAAGGTCCGCGAGAACTACGAGCACCCCGCGGCCACGGTCCTGCTGACGGCCCACGAGGCGCTCGAAGGCCTCGTCCTCACGCAGGAGGAGCGCCAGTTCAAGGCTCAGGTCGACCAGGAGTGGTCCCAGAAGGCCTACCAGGGCCTCGTCGACGCGCCGCTGACGGGCGCACTCGAAGCGTTCATCGACGACACGAACGAGCGCGTCACCGGCAGCGTCACCGTGAAGCTCGAGGGCGGGCACTGCCGCCCGGTCTCGCGCGAGTCCGACTACGCGGTCTACAGCGAGTCCGCGGCCTCCTTCGACGAGGAGGACGTCTCCGGCGGCATCACCCAGCAGGACGCCACCGGCGTCGCGAAGTACCACGGATTCCAGTCCCGTCTCGCCAACAAGATTCTCGAAGACGTGAAGAAAGGCGCGGCCGTCACCGACGGCAGCGGCGAGGGTACGGAGGAGTAA
- a CDS encoding DUF7554 family protein has translation MDRAKLDVDSLLKIVLALVIVWLVLEIVGGVLGLLGWLLGPLQPLLGVVLVVLIVLWLLDRL, from the coding sequence ATGGACAGAGCCAAACTCGACGTGGACTCGCTGCTGAAAATCGTCCTCGCGCTGGTCATCGTCTGGCTGGTGCTGGAAATCGTCGGCGGGGTGTTGGGGCTGTTGGGCTGGCTACTCGGCCCGCTCCAGCCGCTACTCGGGGTCGTCCTCGTCGTCCTCATCGTCCTGTGGCTGCTCGACCGGCTGTAG
- a CDS encoding helix-turn-helix transcriptional regulator: protein MGRTVGTLVAVLAVTALLVPTATGVGFGGLEQQSVDPDVVVMTADVAPDGTADWTVAYRIRLDDDNATQAFEDLRADVRADSSAYTDRFRDRMQRTAGAAENTTGRGMAIENVTVSAREETFGQTYGVVTYRFRWTNFAAVSGDRIEIGDALSGLFLDAETSLTVRWPADYRADSVAPAADERGNGSVTWRGQQEFGASEPRVVVSPGDAGGDSGANGLLVGGVLALVGIAVAAYALKRYGAFGGGEQAEPPASMVDSDDSEAETAAGTDADAGEPPAELLSNEEQVLQLLESNGGRLKQQQVAGELDWTDAKTSQVIGGLRDEDKVETFRIGRENVVTLPDTDVTGASGDGGDGSDETQ from the coding sequence ATGGGCCGGACCGTTGGGACGCTGGTAGCCGTACTCGCCGTGACAGCACTGCTCGTACCGACCGCGACCGGGGTCGGTTTCGGCGGTCTCGAACAGCAGTCGGTCGACCCGGACGTGGTCGTGATGACTGCGGACGTGGCCCCCGATGGGACTGCCGATTGGACGGTCGCCTACCGGATTCGGCTGGACGACGACAACGCCACGCAGGCGTTCGAGGACCTGCGGGCGGACGTTCGGGCCGACTCCTCGGCGTACACGGACCGGTTCAGGGACCGGATGCAACGCACCGCCGGGGCCGCCGAAAACACGACCGGCCGCGGGATGGCCATCGAGAACGTCACCGTGAGCGCGCGCGAAGAGACGTTCGGCCAGACCTACGGCGTCGTCACCTACCGGTTCCGGTGGACGAACTTCGCCGCCGTCTCCGGCGACCGCATCGAAATCGGCGACGCGCTCTCGGGGCTGTTTCTGGACGCCGAGACCTCGCTGACCGTGCGCTGGCCGGCGGACTACCGGGCCGACTCCGTCGCCCCCGCGGCCGACGAACGGGGCAACGGCTCGGTCACCTGGCGGGGGCAACAGGAGTTCGGAGCCAGCGAGCCGCGGGTGGTCGTCAGTCCGGGCGACGCTGGCGGTGACAGCGGGGCGAACGGGCTCCTCGTCGGTGGCGTTCTCGCGCTCGTCGGTATCGCTGTCGCGGCGTACGCGCTCAAGCGGTACGGCGCGTTCGGTGGCGGTGAGCAAGCCGAGCCGCCGGCGTCGATGGTCGACTCGGACGATTCCGAAGCGGAGACCGCGGCTGGCACCGACGCCGATGCCGGCGAACCGCCGGCGGAACTGCTAAGCAACGAGGAGCAGGTCCTGCAACTGCTCGAATCGAACGGCGGGCGGCTCAAACAGCAGCAGGTGGCTGGGGAACTCGACTGGACCGACGCCAAGACGAGTCAGGTCATCGGTGGCCTGCGCGACGAGGACAAGGTCGAGACGTTCCGCATCGGCCGGGAGAACGTCGTGACGCTCCCCGATACCGACGTGACCGGTGCGAGCGGTGACGGGGGCGACGGCTCCGACGAGACACAGTAA
- a CDS encoding 2'-5' RNA ligase family protein, translated as MYSINVPLPSAVTSLAADLAAELPLAQRRGRGEHTLVAKRLGDGDHAAYARLEAQGREALRGQPAFEAEVSGAELFETAVTGPSPVVYLAVESPGLVDLHERLCGRFDPVEGMEGEAYVPHVTVARGGDRDAAARLVERAVEPVRWTVDELAFYDADRSQPVSRVSLPA; from the coding sequence GTGTACAGCATCAACGTCCCGCTCCCGTCGGCGGTCACGTCGCTGGCGGCCGACCTCGCGGCCGAACTGCCGCTCGCACAGCGGCGTGGCCGGGGCGAACACACGCTCGTCGCCAAGCGACTGGGCGACGGCGACCACGCGGCGTACGCTCGGCTAGAAGCGCAGGGGCGCGAGGCGCTCCGCGGCCAGCCGGCGTTCGAGGCGGAGGTTTCCGGCGCCGAGCTATTCGAGACGGCCGTGACCGGTCCGTCGCCGGTGGTGTACCTCGCCGTCGAGAGCCCCGGACTGGTCGACCTGCACGAGCGGCTCTGTGGGCGGTTCGACCCCGTCGAGGGGATGGAGGGCGAGGCGTACGTCCCGCACGTGACCGTCGCCCGCGGCGGGGACCGCGACGCGGCCGCGCGGCTGGTCGAGCGGGCCGTCGAGCCGGTCCGGTGGACCGTCGACGAACTCGCCTTCTACGACGCCGACCGGAGTCAGCCGGTCAGCCGGGTGTCGCTGCCGGCGTAG